In Helianthus annuus cultivar XRQ/B chromosome 3, HanXRQr2.0-SUNRISE, whole genome shotgun sequence, a single window of DNA contains:
- the LOC110930913 gene encoding anthocyanidin 3-O-glucosyltransferase 2-like, whose translation MENTVAELVFIPAPAVGHIMSTVEMAKVLVKCDQRLLVTVLLMNPPFSILALTTYIESLAKNTRERIRFVQVPQQQTPSKLDPKAPFTSFTEFINSHCKSVRNILKDMIDQTGSSMVVGLVVDISCTGMIDVANEFNLPTYVYFTSNAAFLGFKLHFETLYVDQNQDLIELANSEAEIVIPSFVNPIPMKVFPDSYQKQDGLDFLICAIGRMRKAKGIMVNTFLELETHAVKSFSGINFPPVYPVGPVLNLDGLTGIANESDVFSWLDSQPPSSVVLLCFGSTGGFDEAQVKEIARGLEQSGHRFVWSLRRLPPPEQSFQVLPDDYDDPRVVLPDGFLERTSRIGRVIGWAPQVSLLAHEAVGGFVSHCGWNSMLESLWFGVPTATLPMYWEQQMNAFEMVVELGLAIDLKLDYKMNVLNSEGNVVIVTAEEIERGISQLMENKEVRAKVKEMSKMSRATVAKGGSSYSSVGYILKEIMTNII comes from the coding sequence ATGGAGAACACAGTTGCAGAGCTTGTGTTCATCCCTGCACCCGCGGTTGGTCATATAATGTCAACCGTCGAGATGGCAAAGGTACTCGTGAAATGTGATCAAAGACTCTTAGTAACCGTTCTTCTTATGAACCCTCCTTTCTCCATCTTGGCTCTCACCACCTACATCGAATCATTGGCTAAAAACACTCGAGAACGCATACGATTTGTTCAAGTCCCTCAACAGCAAACACCATCAAAGCTCGACCCCAAAGCCCCGTTTACTTCCTTCACTGAATTCATCAACAGTCATTGCAAATCCGTTAGAAATATATTGAAGGACATGATAGACCAAACTGGTTCCAGTATGGTGGTTGGGTTGGTTGTTGACATATCATGCACAGGCATGATAGATGTGGCTAATGAATTTAATCTTCCCACATATGTGTACTTCACTTCTAATGCTGCTTTTCTTGGCTTTAAGTTGCATTTTGAGACACTATATGTGGATCAGAACCAAGATCTTATTGAGCTGGCTAACTCGGAAGCTGAGATAGTTATTCCGAGTTTTGTTAATCCGATACCTATGAAGGTTTTTCCAGATTCGTATCAGAAACAAGATGGGTTGGATTTTCTGATATGTGCTATTGGGAGAATGAGAAAGGCTAAAGGGATCATGGTTAACACGTTCTTGGAGTTGGAAACACACGCAGTGAAGTCGTTTTCTGGCATAAATTTCCCTCCAGTGTATCCGGTAGGACCCGTACTCAATCTAGACGGTCTAACCGGAATAGCGAATGAGAGTGATGTATTTAGTTGGTTGGATAGTCAACCGCCATCCTCGGTAGTGTTGTTATGTTTTGGGAGTACGGGTGGTTTTGACGAGGCCCAAGTGAAGGAGATAGCACGTGGTTTGGAACAAAGTGGTCATCGATTTGTGTGGTCACTACGCCGACTGCCTCCACCCGAGCAATCATTCCAAGTGCTCCCTGACGATTATGATGACCCACGAGTGGTGTTGCCAGATGGGTTCCTGGAGCGCACCTCGCGAATAGGGAGGGTGATCGGATGGGCCCCACAGGTGTCGTTGTTGGCACATGAAGCAGTGGGAGGATTTGTGTCCCACTGCGGGTGGAACTCGATGTTAGAAAGCTTGTGGTTCGGTGTACCTACGGCTACATTGCCTATGTATTGGGAGCAACAGATGAATGCATTTGAAATGGTAGTGGAGTTGGGATTGGCAATTGACTTGAAACTTGATTACAAGATGAATGTGCTCAATTCGGAGGGCAACGTGGTCATTGTGACAGCAGAGGAGATCGAGAGAGGAATAAGTCAACTAATGGAGAATAAAGAGGTCAGGGCAAAAGTTAAAGAGATGAGCAAAATGAGCAGGGCAACGGTGGCTAAGGGCGGTTCATCATATTCTTCCGTTGGTTACATTCTTAAAGaaatcatgactaatatcatatGA
- the LOC110930912 gene encoding anthocyanidin 3-O-glucosyltransferase 2: MENTFVELVFIPAPAVGHIMSAMEMAKVLVNRHQSLSVTVLLMNPPLSMLALTTYIESLAKKAIERIRFIKLLQDQTPPKLDSKAPLMSYYEFINSHCKYVKNILEEMINQTGSRRVVGLVADWFCTGMIDVANEFNLPSYVYFTSSAAFLGFMVHFETLYVDQKQDLLELANSEGEIVIPSFVNPVPMRVFPELYQKQDGLDFLICTIGSMRKAKGILINTFLELESHAINWFSGTNFPPVYPVGPLLNLDSVAGKADDTDVFRWLDSQPRASVVLLCFGSMGCFDEAQLKEIARGLERSGHHFVWSVRRPPPLEQSFEVLPDDYDDPRVVLPDGFLERTLGVGKVIGWAPQVSLLAHEAVGGFVSHCGWNSMIESLWFGVPTATLPIYCEQQMNAFEMVVDLGLAVDLKLDYKINVINPEGDTVIVMAEEIERGIRSVMEDNEVRAKVKEMSKMSRATVVEGGSSYTSVGYLIKDMMRNII, encoded by the coding sequence ATGGAGAACACATTTGTAGAGCTTGTGTTCATCCCTGCACCAGCAGTTGGTCATATAATGTCCGCCATGGAGATGGCAAAAGTACTCGTGAACCGTCATCAAAGCCTCTCTGTAACCGTTCTTCTCATGAACCCTCCTTTATCCATGTTGGCTCTCACAACCTACATCGAATCGTTGGCTAAAAAAGCTATCGAACGCATTCGATTCATCAAACTCCTTCAAGATCAAACACCACCAAAACTCGACTCCAAAGCTCCCTTGATGTCCTACTATGAGTTCATCAACAGTCACTGCAAATATGTCAAAAATATATTGGAGGAGATGATAAATCAAACCGGTTCCCGTAGGGTGGTTGGGTTGGTCGCTGACTGGTTCTGCACCGGCATGATAGATGTGGCTAATGAATTTAATCTTCCCTCATATGTGTACTTCACCTCAAGTGCTGCTTTTCTTGGCTTTATGGTGCATTTTGAGACACTATATGTGGATCAGAAGCAAGATCTTTTGGAGTTGGCTAACTCGGAAGGTGAGATAGTTATTCCGAGCTTTGTTAATCCGGTGCCCATGAGGGTTTTTCCGGAGCTGTACCAGAAACAAGACGGGTTGGACTTTCTGATTTGTACTATTGGGAGCATGAGAAAAGCTAAAGGGATCTTGATTAATACATTCTTGGAGTTGGAATCACACGCGATTAATTGGTTTTCGGGCACTAACTTCCCGCCCGTGTATCCGGTGGGACCATTACTCAATTTAGACAGTGTAGCAGGAAAAGCCGATGACACGGATGTGTTTAGGTGGTTGGACAGTCAACCACGGGCGTCAGTGGTGTTGTTGTGTTTTGGGAGTATGGGTTGCTTTGACGAGGCCCAATTGAAGGAGATTGCACGTGGTTTAGAACGAAGTGGTCATCATTTTGTGTGGTCCGTACGCCGACCCCCTCCACTAGAGCAATCATTTGAAGTGCTTCCAGATGATTATGATGACCCGAGAGTAGTGTTGCCAGATGGTTTCCTCGAGCGCACCTTGGGAGTAGGGAAGGTGATTGGATGGGCCCCACAGGTGTCGTTGTTGGCACATGAAGCAGTGGGGGGATTCGTGTCCCACTGTGGGTGGAACTCGATGATAGAGAGCTTGTGGTTTGGTGTACCAACGGCTACATTGCCGATATATTGTGAGCAACAGATGAATGCGTTTGAAATGGTGGTGGATCTGGGACTAGCAGTTGACTTGAAATTGGATTATAAGATCAATGTGATAAATCCGGAGGGCGATACGGTCATTGTGATGGCAGAGGAGATAGAGAGGGGGATAAGAAGTGTAATGGAGGATAACGAGGTGAGAGCAAAAGTGAAAGAGATGAGCAAAATGAGCAGGGCAACGGTGGTTGAGGGTGGTTCATCATATACTTCGGTTGGCTACCTCATTAAAGATATGATGAGAAATATCATATAA